A window of Candidatus Obscuribacterales bacterium genomic DNA:
GCCTACAAAAGTAGCGGTCAGTAGAGTAATGTAGCCACCGCTAAATAGCCCGCCGTAGATGGCCAAAAAAAAGGTAGCCAGGTAACCAACTACGCTCCAGAGGGGAGACAGCGCTTGAGTGCTAGGCTGGATGCCCTTGTTGCCCATCAGCAGCGATACCCCAACTACCACCAGCATTGAGGCGGCAATAAAGGGTGACAGAGCGCTATCGGGTAGCAGCCTCAGCAGCAGTGCCCCCAGGGCAGAACCCACCAGGGTCAGGCCAATGAGCCAAGGGGCGCGGCGCAGGTCAAGCTGGCTTTGTCCCACAAAGGGCAGCGTTGCGCCAAGGCTCATCAGGGTGAGGGCGGCCATATTGGTGGCGATCGCCACCTGGGGCACTACCCCCGCCTGCAACAGCACTGGCACCGTAATCAGTGAGGTGCTACCGGTCACCATGCTGATTGCACTGGTGAGGAAAAAGATTCCAGCTAGCACGACTAGTTCCCAACCTGCAAGCCTCAGCCCGCCTGAGGCTGAAATATTATCTAACGCTAATGCCGTATGCATAGCAACTCCCGGATCCGACACACCTACCTAAACTTTCACCGATTTCTCGGTGTATCTCCAGAGAGAGTATGCCACAATCCCAGTTGAATTACAATTGTTTTTGATTCGGTCTTCTTTCAGTTTCCGTGGCCTGTTAATGGCGGTTGTCTTGTCTGTATTGCCTTTTGCACCAAGCGATAATGGAGCATTCTAAAGATTCCTCCCCCACTCGCACCTCTCTGGCGCAATCTAAGGGCAAGATAGGGTGCGCTCTGATCATCCATTGATACACAAAAGTCCCAGGCTTTCTCACAGCAGGAGAAAGCCTGGGATAACGGGCTGAAAAGATTCCTCAGTGCTGGTTAAAGCCAAGACTGAGGAATCCCTAAGCGATCGCCTGAGAGTAGTTCGGCGACTCCTCAAAGCTACG
This region includes:
- a CDS encoding sulfite exporter TauE/SafE family protein — translated: MHTALALDNISASGGLRLAGWELVVLAGIFFLTSAISMVTGSTSLITVPVLLQAGVVPQVAIATNMAALTLMSLGATLPFVGQSQLDLRRAPWLIGLTLVGSALGALLLRLLPDSALSPFIAASMLVVVGVSLLMGNKGIQPSTQALSPLWSVVGYLATFFLAIYGGLFSGGYITLLTATFVGCFGHTFVEAIATSKLVNIFSSLIATLIFISLGLVNFGLGLLLGVAMFLGAFLGGRVVLRLPNRWLRHIYVITVVALALNLLLRP